From the genome of Vicia villosa cultivar HV-30 ecotype Madison, WI linkage group LG2, Vvil1.0, whole genome shotgun sequence, one region includes:
- the LOC131649034 gene encoding uncharacterized protein LOC131649034, with amino-acid sequence MVNVEKLNAKREMKEGKLKLPTTVVARRRKIKQLLAQKASEVSQSNKPSESDSFTADKKTTSSKPPPHSKRKTSPVVVSDEDDKSPPRTRQAQKKKQKAATPSRKEKGSGSSKLTSPGDKVSSEESPLKGGSNAFVVESHNSSPDNILTKDDVGTATSDLKSFTLNIDLDKLQGKSHVLSPVIEDAQPLATIIPSTAVEGSHSTDDSPPTHKSEKADQQCSGSNNAAGHPTGSEDTLSEQDVREETSKLTTVVSHETTTFGTIVSPETTSTPAPTKPTPSELEELKQTDPLSFLKAMMDIDNTSPSELKTSPAVQPESGIQHFEAARKLVPEIDELKKQRALIELRMSSWEIQYSKTKDSLPKDFN; translated from the exons ATGGTGAACGTTGAAAAACTGAACGCAAAGAGGGAAATGAAAGAGGGAAAactgaaac TTCCTACTACAGTTGTCGCTCGAAGGAGAAAGATTAAACAGCTCCTTGCGCAGAAAGCTTCTGAAGTTTCGCAGAGCAACAAGCCCAGTGAGAGTGACTCTTTCACTGCTGACAAGAAAACCACG agttcgaagcctccacCACATTCGAAGCGAAAAACCTCTCCAGTAGTTGTCTCAGATGAGGATGACAAATCTCCACCTCGAACCAGACAAGCCCAAAAGAAAAAGCAGAAGGCCGCTACtccttcaagaaaagaaaagggatctgggtcttcgaaacttacttcaccgggtgacaaggtatcttctgaagaatcacctttgaaaGGTGGTAGTAACGCTTTTGTTGTCGAGAGCCACAATTCGAGCCCAGATAACATCCTAactaag gatgatgttggcacaGCCACTTCCGACCTCAAATCCTTCACTCTTAATATTGATCTTGATAAACTCCAAG gtaaatctcatgtgctttcaccAGTGATCGAAGACGCTCAACCTCTTGCGACTATCATTCCTAGTACAGCAGTCGAAGGgagccattcaactgatgattctccacctacccACAAGAGCGAAAAAGCAGACCAACAATGTTCAGGTAGCAACAATGCAGCTGGTCATCCAACTGGTAGTGAGGACACTTTATCTGAACAAGATGTCAGGGAAGAAACCTCCAAATTAACCACAGTAGTTTCTCACGAAACCACAACTTTTGGGACCatagtttctcctgaaactacttcgacTCCTGCCCCAACAAAgcctactccttcagaattggaggAGCTTAAACAAACcgatcctctcagcttcctcaaggctatgatggatATTGATAATACTTCACCTTCTGAGCTCAAAACTTCTCCAGCTGTACAACCAGAATCTG GAATCCAACATTTCGAGGCTGCACGAAAACTAGTTCCTGAAATTGACGAACTGAAGAAACAAAGGGCCctaattgaacttcgcatgtcttcctgGGAGATTCAATATTCGAAGACAAAAGATAGTCTCCctaaagattttaattag